Within Trichoderma atroviride chromosome 2, complete sequence, the genomic segment TACTGGTGAAGGTGCTGGCCCGTCACTCCGGCGACAATGGtggcgaagacgagctcTGCCGCTCGGAGGACAATGTTGATGATGCGATCCAACGCCATTGTTGACGATTTCCTTTTATTGGTTGCTTTGTTATGTTATACAGAGCtgagaggcaaagaaaagaaacgaggCAGATGGAAAACTGCTTTTCTATAACAGGGAATCGGAAGGATGTAATGTTGATGCTCTAAGGAGACGGATGGTCAAAAGGGAGACTTGGACTTTGTCTGGAAGGACAAAGACGCTGCTCTTTATCTCATTCGCGAATGAGCAGCGCTGCCTCCCATGGCCATTGATCAACAACACCAACTCGGTCTCATCGTCATACGTAGCACGCAtgaccccccccccccccccctcctccgTGGACGGCAGGACATACGCCATTTCTTTGACTACCGTACCTAAAAGCCGGTTTGCCTCGTCCAACTGGAGGGTTTCCCGATCCAGGCATCACAAAGCCGTGGTTTGCTGCAGCGACATCGCCTGTCCAAACACGGGCAGCCGGCGTTAAGCGAAAAAGAATGCCATTCATACGACCCTGTTTTGTTCTATGCCAGTCAGGCTTTGGAAAACggctttaaaaaaaaaaattgctaCGATTGCCTGATTATTCCAAGTGGTTTGATGTATGCCGTGATTCGCAGACAGGATCGGGCAGCGCTGCTTTCAATATGCAGCATTGAATGAATGAGGTCATAGCCGGCCGTTGGTGTGACCCCATGGCGGGCTGTTATTCGCTGGCGCTGACATGGTGTTGCATTTGATGGACAAGAGCCCAACAGTGACGGACTCTTGTCGCGAATTAATTAAGTCTGGGCTGGGCCGTTCCCAGTTTTTGGAGCTAGGACTTGACTTGGGCTCTAAATCCTACGGAGAAAAATAATACTTGGCGTGACGTGTGAACAGCAGcttttggagaagatgcaatCATCATTACTTGATGAATGAGTAAACATGCATAGATATGCATGCAGAGAAGTATGTATTGGCGTAAGAAtgaataaaaaggaaaacgtCAATGTCAGGGGTTTCGGAGCAGCACGTGCACGTACCTGCATCGGCGTATCGTCTCGTATCCTGCCTGCCATTAGAGGCTCTTGCCCGAACAAGACGCATTGGGAGCTCTTTCCATAGAATGCTCACAATGTGTTTTCCGTACATGGACTGCGCGAAATCCATCTTGTTGTAATTCTTAAAATTCATTTTGTAAtcttaaaaatatataacgTATCTAGGTACGGATTCAGCGAGGAAAGAGCTTACTATCGAGCCATGACCACATCGGCGTCTTTGATGACCGTGAACTCTTTGTGAAAAACTCATTGACGAGCTATTCTTGGCTGACTCTGTACTTTGTTTCACATTTTTCATTGTTCTTCATTTAAAGGTGCCTTCATCGGCGTTTTGGTTCAAGAAGATGGCTCTCCgtgagatggcatcaacaagTCGGCGTCCGTGGCCCATAGCTGCGCAATGCGGTTATATACGAAACAACAAGGTGAAGATGCTGCGTATAATAGGAAAAACGAGCCCAAATTTCATGCCAGTAATTTGCATCCAGTCTCAGCGTCTAATATGATTTTTTGCGTTTATAAACTCATCTTCGGACCAACTTTACCGTCGCCAATGAGAGCCCAAGAATTAGACATCATTCCACCATCAAAAACTCACAGATAGACCATCATGGTCCCAGGAGATAAAAGAAGTAACGCAGTTCCTGCCCTTACCATACCCAAGCCACAAGAGCAGCTACAACAGCCCTCAGaggcaaagaaagaagccatTCAGATGGTTGAAAGCGATAATCAGGATGGACCAGAGAGATTTGCATCATGGTATCCCCTTTTACAGAAAGTTAGACTTCAGAACCTCAACCAGCAACCCCACGACCCGGCACTAGCACAAGCATGTCCAGACAAGATTCAAGAAAACGAAGACCCGGATTGGATCCCAGACGATCGTGATAAAGTATGGGTGAACAAGCTCGTCCCTTACCACGAATATCCAGCAGTGCAGTTGAAAAACGGCATTCTCACGCCCCGATCGTCCAGGCCGCCGAGGAATTTGAAGTGGCTGCAAAAGCGACTCCTACAGCCGCGGGTTGATTCCGACTGGACGCTCACAGGGTGGCAGAGATACAAAGCGTACCCCCAATTCAGGCGGCATCGCGAACTCACTAGGGTGGGCATGCGGTATCTGTTCAAGATATTTCCAGAGCGCTCCAGATATCAGAGGGCGTACTATCAGCGCTGGTACGACTTTCCCGAATATGCGCCTTTCGCTCAGGGCCTCGAGCAGCCTTGTCCCGGGTTCATCCAAGGATTCTCATTGGAAGCTTATATAGACACGGATGTTGAGTATCTAAGTGCGGCGGTATGTTATAGATCCGGTGGTCAATCACTTACTCTCCCGCACATGGCTGGTGAGTTTGCGGTGGGAACTTTGGAAGCCGAAGAGGCGGCGGATGCACGACATGGCGCGGCGCTTGTGTACATGAGAAACACTACTCTTTTGCATGCCAAAATGAGAAAAGACCCAGAAGATGTGGCGGTGATTATTACATTCATCTCGGATGGGCTGTTTATCCGCT encodes:
- a CDS encoding uncharacterized protein (EggNog:ENOG41) encodes the protein MVPGDKRSNAVPALTIPKPQEQLQQPSEAKKEAIQMVESDNQDGPERFASWYPLLQKVRLQNLNQQPHDPALAQACPDKIQENEDPDWIPDDRDKVWVNKLVPYHEYPAVQLKNGILTPRSSRPPRNLKWLQKRLLQPRVDSDWTLTGWQRYKAYPQFRRHRELTRVGMRYLFKIFPERSRYQRAYYQRWYDFPEYAPFAQGLEQPCPGFIQGFSLEAYIDTDVEYLSAAVCYRSGGQSLTLPHMAGEFAVGTLEAEEAADARHGAALVYMRNTTLLHAKMRKDPEDVAVIITFISDGLFIRFYAHYESKAPDGKIVYHQYPILAANLAASYDEFLRGVAMLRNCQDLAFVLAMETKNHLEQYHAVNGINAWVYHLEDGEHILSESEDSVIEGVGGQKDGIKKDQAQQEKQHTSPGTKDSEGGPRETAHGNEGEDNNGANNLHKKKKQDEAQPPTTRVLRPRKRAAQEEKKPPPKPRKRKASGDAGKKSPRKRLRPKS